The nucleotide window CTGTACGAGCCGTTCGACGCGGCGACGACCCGCGGGGCGCTGTCGGAACTGTACCGAGAGCGCTGGAAGGGGCAGCGTCACGCGCTGTGGGGCCAACAGCTGTCGCAGGCGGCGTTGTCGCACATGCTGCACGCGACGACGATGAACCGCGACCACGGCCCGGACGGGGGCGGCGAGCCGGACACCGGCATCGACTTCGACGCCTTCGACGACGGCACCGGTGATCCGGCGACCTCGTCCGGCGAGACGAGTGTGGCGACGGACGGGGGTCGAAGTGGCGATCAGTAGCGAGGTGCTCGTCGTCGGCGGCGGGCTGGCGGGAGTGACGGCGGCGCTGTCGGCGGCTCGCGCGGGCGCAGACGTGCGGCTGGTGTCCCACAAAGCGAGCACGCTCCGGCAGGCCTCGGGGCTGATCGACGCCCTGGGGTACGTCCCGTCGGCGTCGGCGGCCGACGCGGACGACGACGAGGGGCCGTTGCAGTCGCCGTACGACGGGATCGACCGCCTACGGGCGGACCACCCGTTGTCGGTCGTCGGGAGCGACGCGCTCCGAGCGGGGCTGTCGACGTTCGACGACGCGACCGGCGACAGCTACCGCGGCGAGCACACGGATCGGAACGCGCTCGTCCCGACGGTCGGCGGGACGGTGAAGCCGACGGCCCGTTACCCGGCCTCCGTCGCGGCCGGGCTGGCGAGCGACGCGCGGCCGACGCTGATCGTCGGGCTGCGGTCGCTGACGGGGTACGACGCCCGGGTGGTCGCCGACGGACTCCGGGCCTCGGGCGTCCCGTTCCCGGTCGCGGGCGCGGAGGTGTCGTTCGCGGCCGACTTCGCCGTCGACGCGTCGCTGACGCGGCTGGCGACCGCGTTGGACCGCGACGAGCCGTTGGAGGACGGCGACGGCGCCGCGACGCCGGCCCGGGAGGCGCTGGCGGCCGCCGTCGCACCCCACCTGGACGACGCCGGCGGTCCCGGGGCGTCGGCCGCCCGGGTCGGACTCCCGGCGTTCCTCGGCGACGACCACCCGGAGGCGGTCCGGACGGAGTTGGCCGAGCGACTGGGTGTCGACGTGTTCGAGGTGCCCGGCACGCCGCCGAGCCTCCCGGGGATGCGCCTGGAAGACCGGCTGTACGAGGCGTTAGACGAGGCGGGCGTGCGGTTCGAGACCGGCAACCCGGTCGTCGGGACGGTGACGGACACCGGCGGCGACGACGGCCGGGTCGACCACGTCCTGGTGGAGCGGAAGAACCAACGCGTGCCGTACGCGGCGGAGTCGTACGTTCTGGCGACCGGCGGGCTCGTGGGTAAGGGGGTCGACAGCGACCGCGAGGCGGTGCGGGAGCCGGCGTTCGGCTGTCACGTCCCCCACCCGGACGACCGGTACGACTGGTTCGTCGACGAGCCGTTGGGCGACCAGCCGTACGCCCGGTTCGGCGTGGCGACGGACGACCGCCTCCGGCCGCTCGCGGCAGACGAGACGGTACAGTACCCCAACGTCCACGTCGCCGGCGCGACGCTCGGCGGCGCGGACGTGGCCAGAGAGAAGGCGGCCAGCGGCGTCTCGCTGGCGACCGGCTACGCGGCCGGCGAGTTCGCCGCCGACGCCACGGAGCAGTCAACATGACCGACGACACATCCGACACGAACGAGACGAGCGAGACGAACGGGGCAGACCGGACGACGGACCCCCAGCCGCGCGTCCCCGACCAGGGGCGGGACGAACAGCCGGCGGTGTTCGTCCCGGACGACGGGACGTACGACGACACGACCGGGGGCGACACGGGTGACGCGAGCGACGCGGCCCGACCCGCGACGGACGGCGGCACGGAGTCGGACTCGTGGCCGTTGGGCGACCACGGCCCGTTGTCGCCGGACGACGACCCGTTGCCGGACGGGAGTGAGGTCGCCGCCGACGGCGCTGCCGACCCGTTGGACCCCGGGGAGTACGACCCCGTCGACGTGTTCCCCGGCGGCGACCTCGACCTCCGAGAGGGTGCCGACTCCTGTTACAAGTGTACGTCGTGTGATACGTCCTGTCCGGTCGCGGAGGTGGACGACGACTTCCCGGGGCCGAAGTTCCAGGGGCCAGAGCAGTGGCGGCTCAAGCGCAAGGAGGACGCCGACATCGACGACTCGATCACGGGCTGTTCGAACTGTATGCGGTGTGACGACGCCTGTCCGTCCGGCGTTCCGTTGTCGCAGATGCACAACGAGGCCCGCGGGGAGTACGTCACAGAACAGATGGACAAGCTCTCCAGGGAGTACGTCCGCAACCGGATCCTCTCGAACTACCGTCTGTTCGCGGAGGCTGCGAGCAAGGTGCCGCGGCTGGCCAACGCCGTGACGAGCCTGCCGGGCGTGGGCTGGCTCGGTGAGAAGGTGTTGGGGGTCGCGGGCGAGCGCGACTTCCCGGAGTTCGCGACCCAGACGTTCCGGGAGTGGTGGCAGGAGCGTGGCGGCGCGAAGGTGTCGAACTCGGACAAACGGATCGCGTACTTCCACGGCTGTTACTCCAACTACAACACCCCGGAGGTGGGGAAGGCCGTCGTCCGAGTGTTCGAGTCGTTCGGCTACGAGGTGATGGTGCCCCCGCAGAAGTGCTCCGGCACGCCGATGTTCGCCAACGGGATGCTGTCGGACGCCCGCCGCCACGCCGAGACGAACGTCCGGGAGCTGACGGACGCCATCGCCGACGGCGCGGACGTGATCGCCTCCTGTACCTCCTGTTCGCTGTCGCTGCGTCAGGAGTACCCGGAGCTGTTCGACATCGAGGGGATCGACGACTTAGCGGCTCACACCTACGAGACGCTGGAGTACCTCCGCATCCACGAGGATCTCGACGGTGCCGTCGCCGACTCGGAGACCGACACGGGCGAACTCGCCTACCACGCCCCGTGTCACGCCCGGAACCAGGGGCTGGCCCGCCAGGCCGTCGAGACGTTCCGCGAGTTAGACGGCGTCTCCGTCACGGACGTGGGTGACTCCTGTTCGGGCATCTCCGGCACCTACGGCTGGAAGGCCGAGAAGTACGAGTACTCGATGGAGATCGGCGCCGAGATGTTCGAGGAGATGGAGGAGGCGCCCGCCGAGACCGGGATGACGGAGTGTCCCACCTGCGCGTCACAGATGGAACACGGGACGGGCTACGAGATCCGTCACCCCGTGGAGGTGTTGGAGGAGGCGCTGGTGGGGTGAGCCAGGAGACTCCCGCCCCCACCGACCGTTCACTCGCCGTCGGTGGGTGACCCGAACCCGGCTCAGTCTTCTTCCGCTTGTTCCATGAGTTCTGCTTGCCTGAGAAATTTTTTCAATT belongs to Halobaculum sp. MBLA0143 and includes:
- the glpB gene encoding glycerol-3-phosphate dehydrogenase subunit GlpB — translated: MAISSEVLVVGGGLAGVTAALSAARAGADVRLVSHKASTLRQASGLIDALGYVPSASAADADDDEGPLQSPYDGIDRLRADHPLSVVGSDALRAGLSTFDDATGDSYRGEHTDRNALVPTVGGTVKPTARYPASVAAGLASDARPTLIVGLRSLTGYDARVVADGLRASGVPFPVAGAEVSFAADFAVDASLTRLATALDRDEPLEDGDGAATPAREALAAAVAPHLDDAGGPGASAARVGLPAFLGDDHPEAVRTELAERLGVDVFEVPGTPPSLPGMRLEDRLYEALDEAGVRFETGNPVVGTVTDTGGDDGRVDHVLVERKNQRVPYAAESYVLATGGLVGKGVDSDREAVREPAFGCHVPHPDDRYDWFVDEPLGDQPYARFGVATDDRLRPLAADETVQYPNVHVAGATLGGADVAREKAASGVSLATGYAAGEFAADATEQST
- a CDS encoding anaerobic glycerol-3-phosphate dehydrogenase subunit C; translated protein: MTDDTSDTNETSETNGADRTTDPQPRVPDQGRDEQPAVFVPDDGTYDDTTGGDTGDASDAARPATDGGTESDSWPLGDHGPLSPDDDPLPDGSEVAADGAADPLDPGEYDPVDVFPGGDLDLREGADSCYKCTSCDTSCPVAEVDDDFPGPKFQGPEQWRLKRKEDADIDDSITGCSNCMRCDDACPSGVPLSQMHNEARGEYVTEQMDKLSREYVRNRILSNYRLFAEAASKVPRLANAVTSLPGVGWLGEKVLGVAGERDFPEFATQTFREWWQERGGAKVSNSDKRIAYFHGCYSNYNTPEVGKAVVRVFESFGYEVMVPPQKCSGTPMFANGMLSDARRHAETNVRELTDAIADGADVIASCTSCSLSLRQEYPELFDIEGIDDLAAHTYETLEYLRIHEDLDGAVADSETDTGELAYHAPCHARNQGLARQAVETFRELDGVSVTDVGDSCSGISGTYGWKAEKYEYSMEIGAEMFEEMEEAPAETGMTECPTCASQMEHGTGYEIRHPVEVLEEALVG